The stretch of DNA TCTGCTTCCGCAGTGAGGGCGAGGCCCTCGCCGAACATCTGAGGCGCATGGTCAACGAGGATCTGCCGAAGCTGGCAACGAAGGTCGCGCTCAAGCGACTTGGGGCCGACAGCCTCGCCCTGCGCAGCACGGGCGAGGTCGACGTGCTGCGGGACATCCTCCCTGCCCTGGACACGCTCGCGCTTCAGGAGCGCGCGCGACGGGCGAGCCTGGAGCCTCGGGACGAGTAGACGGTCCCTCCGAGTGCCCCAATTGTTGACAGGTCGTTGGGCGTACACCAGGCTGTCCGGCGTACACAAAGATCTACGTGACTCGTCAATGCTTGAGGAGCACATCCGTCATGGCCCTCCAGCCGGCCGCGCCCGCTGCCCTTGAGACCGCTTCGACACCGGGGGAGACCGCTTCGACCCCGGTCCGCGCGGCCGTAGTCGTGGCCCCCTACGGCGATGGCGGCGCGTACGCCCGCGAGTTCACCGCGCGCGGCTGGCCCTGCGTCGCGATCGAACTGGCCCCCGACGTCCTGCCGCCGGAACTCGCGGGATCCACCGTCAGCGGGGAGTACCACCACCGGATCGTGCACACCGGCTCTCTGAGCGAGACCGTCAAGTCGCTGGCGCCCTACCGGGTGGGCGCGGTGGTCGCAGGGAGCTCACTCGGGGTCGATCTCGCCGACCAGCTGGCCGAGAGGCTGCGGAGCACGGGCAACGACCCCTCCAGCTCGCTGCTGCGCCACGACATCGGGCTCCAGGCCGAGACTCTGGCCATCGCGGGCGTGGCGGCCCCGCGCGGTATCCGTACGGCGAGTCTGGCCGCCGCGCTCGACTGGGCCGCCTTCCACGATCTGCCGGAGTATCTCGTCGCTGCGGCCGATACGACGATCGAAGCTCCCGTCCGGCGGTGCCTGTCGGGCTATGACCTCGCCGTGGCCTGGCGCGAGATGCTCCAGGCCACCCAACAGCAGGGCATGGGCCCGCACTTGGTCCTCCAGGAGTACCTGCCCGGCACCGTCTACCACCTCGACACCGTCACCGGGCGCGGCCCGCACGGCGCGGTGGAGCACCGCGTCACCCGCATCTGGGCCGAGACCCGGACCCCCGCCGGTCTGCACGACCGGTCGGACCTGGTCGATCCGCGCGGGCTCGTACCCCGGCTCCTGACCCTCTACATGCTGCGGGTCCTGGACATCCTCGGGGTGACCACGGGCGTGCTCCGCAGCCGCCTCGTGGTCGTGGACGGGCAGGAACCGGTGCTGGCGCGCGCTGAGCCCGGGCCGCCGATGGACGCCGCCGACCTCGTGCTGCGCGAGCTGACCGGAAGCAACCTCGTGAAGGACGCGGTACAGGCCGCGCTCCCCGGAAGCTCCCGCTTACCGACACGTCCCCTGCCCCGGCAGCACGTCGCACGCGTCTCTCTGATCGCTCCGCAGGACGGAGCGCTCGACGAGGGGTTGCTGCGAACGATCACGGCACTGCCCACCGTCCGGCAGACGGTGGGCGATCTGCGCCCCGGCGCCCGCGTGCGGCGCACCGTGGGCCGGACCGACTCCCCGGGCGAGCTGATCCTTGCCGCTGACAGCCGCAGGGACGTCGACACGGACCACCGGGCCATCAGGGCAGCCGAACGCCGGGGCCTGTACCGGGGAGCGGGCGCCTGACCCTCGCCGCTGCCGCGTCAAGAACGGATCGCCCGACGCTCCACACGCACCCCCACCGCGTCCTGCTGCTCCACGTCGCTGTCCGTCGCCAGATGAACAGGGACGAAGACGACCATCCAGTAGAAGCCGAACAGCCAACGCCCGATGAGCCGGACGAGGCCGGGACGTCGCCCGTCGGACGCGCGGACCACACGCAGTCCCGAGATCACTTTTCCGAGGCTGGCCCTGGCCGCCTGCGCGAGCAGGACATGGTTGACGAAGGACACTCCGACGGCCACGCCGAGTGCAAGGCCCCACACCGTGGGGGACTGCGGCCGCAGTTCGACCACGCCGTCACTCACCTTCACACCGGCCGCGGCTCCGGCCGCGAGGCCTCACACCAGAGCGACGAGCGCGTCGATGACGGCCGCGGACGCTCTGCGCGCCTGCGAGGGGGCCGCGACACGGGTGGGGACGTACTGCTGATTGACCACGACTCTGCTTCCCGGCCTCTTCCTTGGCTCAGTCCGAATGGGCCGCTAGCCGCCGGGCCCAGGCTGCACGCTACTGACCGAGATCGCGCGGGCGCCCGGGGGGGCACGTGAAGCAGCCACCGTGCTGACCACGTGACACGGAGCGTTGTTCCCCGCCGGGCGGGCCCGCCCGGCGGGGAAGTGCGAGGCTCTGTGGGTCAGTTGTGCAGGGCCACCAGGACGACCGCGGCCGACAGTGCGCCGAGTGCCACGGCGGTGATGCCGTGGGAGAGCCGGTGTGCGCGCGGGACGGGCAGGAGGTGGTCGACGGCGAACCTGCCGGGGCCGGCAAGCGCCAGGCTCACGGCAGCTGTGAGCAGGACCAGTTCGTACTCGATGCCGGCGGGGCTGAAGAAGCCATTGCCCCACTTCATGGCGATGGCGTTGAGCATGATCCCGAGGATGCCCGCACCGGCGAGCGGGGTGAGCAGACCGATGGCGAGACCGAGGCCGCAGAGGGTCTCGGTCAGACCGGCGACCGTGGCCATGGTCTTCGGGGCGGAGTAGCCGTCGCTCGCGAAGAACCCCGCGGTGCTGTCGAGACCGGCGCCGTTGAACCAGCCGAAGAGCTTCTGGCTGCCGTGGACGGCCATGGTCAGACCGACCGCGCAGCGCAGCAGAAGGAGGCCGATGTCACCGCCGTACTGCGCGGGGGTGAGCGTCGAGTTGGTGCCGCGGAGAGCGGCCGTGTGTGTGCTGGTGGAAGTGGAAAGGGGCATGCGGATCTCTCCTGTTGATCGGTGAAGGTGACGCGGTGATGCCGACCGGTTCTGTCGGCGCGGTGCGGGCGGAGAGATCCCGTCTACGTTCTGATGACCTGGGTTCTGTAGAGGTCGACGGACGTCGCGTCCGGGGGAGAGGCGCCGGGCAGTGCGGGAGCCTCGTCCCGCGGCTCGTACGGCGATGGCGTCGCCTCGAAGGCGGGCGAACTGGACCGCTCGGGAGCGGGCAACGCCCCGCGGGGCGCCCTGTTCTCGCCCTCGTGACAGCCACGGCTGCCGTCGCGGGCCCGGTCACTGCCACTGTCACTGCCACTGTCACTGCCACTGTCACGGCTGTCGACCGCGCGCTCGGCGTGCGGACCGAAGGAGGTGACGGCGGCCGCACCGCGCTCTTCGGCGACTGTCGCGACGGCGGTGCTCGACGGACCGTCGGTCCCGAGCGAGGGGACGAGGAAGAGGAAGGCCATGGCGAACAGGACCGTGCGCACCGCACCGCCCTGGAGTCGCGTCTCCCGTGTGGCCATGTCCGACCGATGGTAGGCCAGAGCGGGCGGCGGGCACAGAAGGAGACTGAGGCACGTGCCGTGACGACGGGGTCGTCCGGCTCACCGGTCCCGTGGTGAACTTCGCTTCGGCCGACCTGATCGGACTCCAAGGCTTCGCGGCGGAGAGCCCTGACGCGCTCGACCTGCTCCGACGGTTTCGGACGGCCTGAGACCTCGTCAGGCGACCACCGGCGGGCGATCGGGCTGGCGGTCGGGCCCGGTCGGGCGGTCTACCGGCGAGCGCACGTGATGTCGTGGGCGGGAAGGTCGCCCGTGCGCAGGTAGTCGTTGACCGTGCGGTCGGCGCAGGGGACAGGGCTCAGGCCTTCGAGACCGCGGCCGTACACGCCGTGGGAGCGGATGTCCGCGGTGACCAGGCGGGAGCCGCTCAGCTTGCGGTGCAGGGCCAGGGCCCCGTCGTAGGGGACGTTGTTGTCGTGGCGGGCCTGGAGCATCAGTACGGGTACGTCGTTGGCGATGGCCGTGCCCGGTTCGCGGGGCTCGCCGGCCCAGAACGCACACGGGGCGATCATGCCGTTGACGTAGGGGCCGAACACGGGCTGGCCGGCGCGGCTGCGCACACTGTTCTTCCAGTACGTCTCCGGGTCCTTCGGCCAGCCGCCCGCAGGCCAGCCGCCGTCACCGCACATGAAGAGCGCCCCGCCCACCATGCTGTCCGCCAGGTCGGGCGAAGCGAGCAGCTCCAGCATCGCGGCGAGTTCGGGGCCCGGCGCGACCGGCTTCCCCGCCGCGGCGTCGACCAGGTCGCGGATGATCGCGGCCAGCGTCGGGTCGTTCTCCGTGTGCTGAATCGGCTGCTTCAACAGCAGCCGCAGGACAGGGGCGTTGAGGCGTTGCCCGTCGATGCTGACCGGCCGACGCTCGGCCTGCGTGAGGAGCCGCTCGACGCGCATCCGTACGTGGGCGGCCGTGCGGCCCAGCCGGTACGTGTCGTGGTGGCGGGCGGTCCAGGCGGCCCATTCGTCCAGTGCTTCCTCGGCCGGTTCGCCGGAGCGCTGGAACAGTTCGTACTGGGTGGCCGCCGGGTCCGTGGAGGAGTCGATGACCATGCGGTCGGTGCGGCGGGGGAACATCTGGGTGTAGACGGCGCCCAGGTCGGCGCCGTAGGAGATGCCGTAGTAGGAGAGCTTCCGCTCGCCGAGGGCGTTCCTGATCACGTCCATGTCCCGGGCCACGTTGCGGGAGGACGCGTGCGGCAGCAGTTCCGCGTTGTCGCCGTGCTCCTGGCAGCGCCGCGCGGTGTCCCGCGCGGCCCGCACCGACGCGTCGAAGTCCGCACGGGGTGATGTCGAAGGGCCGGGCGGGGACGGCGACTTGGCCGGTGCGCAGGTGATCGGGGAACTCTCGCCGAGGAACCGCGGGTCGAACCCGATGAGGTCGTACCGATCGGCCACCTGCTTCAACGCGGGCCGCAACGCAAGGGTGTTGGCGAGACCGCTGCCGCCGGGGCCACCGGGATTGGACAGCAGGATGCCGCGGCGGTCGGACGAGGCCTTGGCCTTGATACGGGAGACGGCGATCTGGAGTGTGCGCCCGCCGGGATCGGAGTAGTCGAGGGGAACGGCCACCTTCGCGCACTCCGCCCCCGCGGCGTTCAGCTCCGTCTGCGCCTTCGAGCAGGGACCCCAGGCCGGCCGCTGCTGCTCGTGGGCCGGGATCGGGCGCGGGGCCCGGGAAGAAGTCGCCGTCGAAGGCACGGCTCCGGCGAGCAGTCCGGCCAGGCTCAGGCCTATCGCGAGTGAGGGGGTGACGCCGCGCATCGTGCTCCTTGGGATTGCCTGAGTCGGAATCGACGGAATCGATGGAATCGACGCTAGGAGCACGGGCGGTGACAGAACATCAGGTCACCTGGTCGATGCGTACGGGGGCTGGCCCCCGCCCCGCCCATAGCGTCCGGGTGTCGTGCCCACGTGGCGTGTGAAGTGCCGGTTCAGATGGGCCTGGTCGTGGAATCCCACGGCGGCCGCGACCTCGGCGGGGCGACGACCGTCGAGCAGCAGGTGGCGTGCCTGGTCGATGCGCTTGCCGGTGAGGTAGGCGTGCGGCGGCAGGCCGTAGGTCTGCCGGAAGCAGCGGATCAGGTGGGTGGGGTGCGCGTGCAGGGTGTTGGCGGCCTCTTGCAGCGGGAGACCGGTGGCGGTCCGGGAGTCCAGGAGTTCGCGCAGTGCGGCCGCGAGACGGTTGGCTTCGAGGCCCGGTGTGCGGGGCCGCAGCGCGTCGAGGTGGACGTGGAGCCGCTCGCGTATGAAGGAAAGGCGCGACTCGGCTTCGAACTCGTCTCCCGTGTGGCCGAGGGAAGCGTGGAGTTGGTGGATCCGATGGCGCAGCAAGGCGTCTTCGAGGACCGGACCGTCCACCGCGCCGTCGGCCAACCGCTGGGGGAGCACCGAGTCATCGAGGTAGAGCACGCGTTTGCGGAAGCCCGAGGCCGTGACCGTCCGTCCGTCGTGGGGCACGCCCGGAGGCAGCAAGAGAACGTTGGCGGTGCCGGTCGCGTCATGGCGGCGGCGGTCGAGCGCGAAGTCGACCGCCCCGTCATCGAGGATCATCAGGTCCCAGGTGTCGTGGGTGTGAGCCGGATACGCGTGGTCGGTGAAGTGCGCGTGGAAGACCTCGGCGATCCCCGGAACCGACGGCCGCCAAGCGCTGATGGACGTGCGGGGCCGCTCTTCGTTCATGCCAGGAACGTACAAGACCGGCCGAGTCCGGTCGCGGCAGGCTCACGTCCATGAGGAACGAACACGGCATGTCCGAGAAGCCCGTCCCCGTCAACATCGACGACAGGGTCCCCGTCAGCATCGCCGACAGGCTCGCGGGGTTCAGCGAACTGTGGTCGCAGAAGACAGTGGCCACCCTCAACGACTACGAGGTCAAGCTGGCCAAGCTGCACGGGGAGTTCGTCTGGCACAGCCACGAGGACACCGACGAACTGTTCCTGGTGATCAGCGGACAGCTGACCATCCAGCTCAGGGACGGCGACGTGACCCTGGCGCCGGGCGAGCTGTTCGTGGTTCCGCGCGGCGTCGAACACTGCCCGGTGGCGGACGAGGAGACCGCCATCCTGCTCTTCGAGCCTGCGGGGACGCTGAACACCGGCGACGCCGGCGGCCCGATGACCAAGGCCACCGAGCTCGTCTGCTGATCTTGACCGCGTTACGTGTGTGAGGGCGGCCACATCATGGACCGCGTCGGTCTCCTGGAAGAGTGACGAGCGCCACCTGCCGGGGCATGGGCAGGCCATCGCTTTGTATCCTCGGCGGGCAGTGCCGATACCCCCGTCGCAGGCCCGGGCAGCTCACAGGCCCGGGCTGCGCCGACAACGTAAGGACACACCAATGACCACCGAGCTGAGCCCCGACGCCGTGACCGGGCTCCTTGAGCGGGCCCGCCAGGACTATCAGGACCTCGCAGGACGCGGGCTCTCGCTCGACCTCACGCGCGGCAAGCCGGCGCCGGAGCAGCTCGACCTCTCCGAGGACCTGCTGAGTCTGCCGGGCGGGCGGCACACCTCCGCCGACGGCACGGACGTACGCAATTACGGCGGTCTGCAGGGTCTGGTGGAGCTCCGGGAGATCTTCGCGGACGTGCTCCAGGTGCCCGCAGGGCAGCTCCTCGCGCTCGGCAACTCCAGCCTCGAGCTGATGCACGACTGCCTCGTGCACGCCCTGCTGAGCGTGGTTCCGGGGGCCGAGTCGCGCTGGGTGGACCAGGAGCGGATCGCGTTCCTGTGCCCGGTCCCGGGCTACGACCGGCACTTCGCGCTCTGCGAGCGGTTCGGGATCGACATGATTCCCGTGCCGATGACCGCCGAGGGTCCTGACATGGACGTCGTGGAGCGGCTCGTCGCCGAGAACCCCGCGGTCAAGGGCATCTGGTGCGTCCCGAAGTACAGCAACCCCGACGGTGTCTGCTACAGCGACGAGACCGTCGCCCGCCTCGCCTCGATGCAGGCCGCCGCGCCCGACTTCCGGATCTTCTGGGACAACGCGTACGCCGCCCACCACCTCACCGAAGAGCCCGTCGAGATCGCCGACCTGCTCACCGCCTGCGTGGACGTCGGCAACGCGGACCGTGTCTTCGTCTTCGGCTCCACCTCGAAGATCACCGCCGCGGGCGCGGGCGTCGCGTTCTTCGGCTCGTCGCCCGCGAACCTGAAGTGGCTGCTCGCCAACAACGCCAAGCGGTCGATCGGCCCGGACAAGATCAACCAGCTGCGGCACGTCATGTTCCTGCGGGACGCCGACGGTGTGCGGGCCCACATGGAGCGCCAGCGCGCCCTCCTCCAGCCGAAGTTCGAGGCGGTGGCCCGGATCCTGGAAGCGGAGCTCGGCTCCACCGGCCTCGCCCGCTGGACCGACCCCAAGGGCGGCTACTTCGTCACGCTCGAACTGACCGACGGTGGCGCCAAGGAGGTCGTGCGCCGTGCCGCCGAGGCAGGCATTGTCCTGACCCCGGCCGGCGCCACCCACCCCTACGGCGACGACCCGCGCGACGCCACCATCCGCATCGCACCCAGCTACCCGAGCCTCGCCGAGCTCGAGCAGGCCATCGCGGGGCTCGCCGTGTGCGTACGGCTCGTGGGGTACGAGCAGCGGGTCGCCTAGGCCCGAGGGATAGGCCCGAGGGGCCGCCCACGGACAGAGCTGGAAGCCGGAAGCGGGAACGCATGCCATGCGTTCCCGCTTCCGAGCCTCAGCCCCGATGACACCTGCCCGCTTCCGGCCAGTAAACTGCGCGCGCTCAGAAGTGGCGCAGGAGGCGGGGGAAGTCGTGGCACACGGGGGCTATCAGGGCTGGGGACCGGGGAACGGTCAGCCGCAGGGCGGCGGCCCGAATCCGTACGGGCCTCAGGGCGGCGGCCCGAATCCGTACGGCCCGCCGCAACCCGGTCCGTATCCGCCGCCGCACCCGTACCCACACCCACACCCACAGCCGTATCCGCTCCCGCCGCAGCCCGTCCGGCGGCGGCGTTCCGGGTGCGCGCTCTTCTTCGTCTCGCCGCTCATCCCGTTCATCCGTTCCGCCCGCCGCCGCGCCGAGGCGATCTTCAACCAGCCCGGCGCAGGGCGCGTCGCGGACCCGGTCGTGTCGAGGGTGCAGCTGGGCCGCGCGATCGCCGGTGCGGCCGCCAGCTTCCTCCTCGTCTACACCTACGGAGCGGACGACGGCTGGAGCGGGGTCGCCAACGACGGCGTCGTGAAGCTGATCCTCGCCCCGCTGCTGCTCATCTTCACCGGGCCACTGGTCGTCCTGGGCTTCATCCGCTACGCGCCCGCCGCGCAACGGCGCGTGCTCCGCTCCCGGCTGCGTGAGCCGCTCAAGGCCGTGGCCTGGTACGTCGGCATCCTGGTGGGTGTCGCACTCGTACTTGCGGGCAGCGCCCTTGTGCTCAAGCAGAACCACGGCACGCTCGTGAACGGCCTCATCGCGCTCGCGCTGCTCATCGGTCTCGTCTGGCTGCTGCCGTTCCTTCTCTTCGCCTCCGCCTACGCCGCGCGCTACGCCTTCAACACGTCCAACGTGCACGCCGCTCTGCCGGCCGCGCTCACCGTCGTACTCGTCTGGGAACTGATGCTCTTCAGCGTCGCGCTCGAAGGGGGTCTGCCACACGGGCCGCCGGCCGTGCAGTGGTGCGCGATCCTCGGCGGCCCGTTGTCCGTGACCGCGGTGGTCCTGTGGGAACTCCACCGGATGCGCACCCGCCATGGCGTCCGCATCCGCAACCGCGGATGACGTGAGTCGTGTGCGGTCGGGGGTGTCCTCGGCGCCGATGCCGTGGACCGGCCTCCAGGAACTAGCGCCTGTCCGGGGAGTCGAGAACCATCTCGCGCTCCACCTTGGAGGGGTCGCCCTTCATCGGGACGGTCTCCCCGGAGCACACGAATCCGTATTGCCGGTAGAAGCTCTCCGCCCGCGCGTTGTCCTGGTGGACGAACAGGCGCACCCGCGCCACGTCCGGCACCGACCACGCCCACCCGACGGCCGTCTCGAAGAGCGCGTCGATCACTCCGCTCCCGCGGTACTCGGGGCGCACGTATACGCCGGCGAGATGCGCCTGGCGCTGCTGAAGGGGGCCGCCGAACACATCGTCGCTGCCCGTGTCCTCGATGAGCACGGTCACCGAGCCGCTCCAGATCCCGTCCCGGCCCTCGGCCACGAACTGGCGCACCTGCGTCCCGTCGGCTGCCCTCTTGGCCCGCTCCTGCCAGAAGGTGTCCGGTTCCGCGGCGGCCTTCTCGTACGTCTCGAGAAAGGCGATCGGAGCCACCGGGTCCTGCAGTGACAGAAGCCGCAACTCCTTCACCTCGGGCCACTCGTCGGCACGTATCGGACGGACGGCAACGCGGGAAACCTGGTTCATGCTGCCGCACCCTACGTGTGGCTCACGTGGCTCATGTGGCTCACGGCACTCACTCCTCCGCCTCTGCCGTGACGACCCCAAGGAGCCCGGGAAACCGCTGCTCCAGATCCGCCCGGCGCAGGGTGGCCATCCGGCTGTTGCCGCGGGCGACCTGCTGGATCAGCCCGGCCTCGCGCAGCGCGCGGAAGTGGTGCGTGACGGTCGCCTTGGAGACCGGCAGCGCGAAGGAACTGCACGTGCGCGCGGTGCCGTCGGGCGCGGCGGCCAGCTCGCGCACCACGCGGCGACGCAGCGGGTCCGCGAGTGCGGCGAGCACCGGGCCGAGCCGCATCTCGTCGACGGTCGGGTGACCTTCGTCGTCGGGCATACCGGACGCCTCCCTTCAGGTACGGCTTGCATCGTACCTAGGGGACCGCTAGCGTCCACCCGGCACCTAGGTACGAGATCAATCGTACCTAGCAAGCAGGATACCTATCGAGGAGAGAACCTTCATGGACCAGCCGTTCACGCTCGTCGGCACCGCCCGCCCCAAGCCCGAACGCGCCGTCGACCTGAAAGAGCTCCTGCTCTCGTTCGTCGAGCCGACGCGGCAGGAGCCCGGCTGCCTGGAGTACCACTTCCACGAGGACCGGGACGAGCCCGGCGTCTTCGTCTTCTACGAGGCGTGGCGCTCCCAGGCCGACCTCGACGCCCACCTGGCTCTCCCGCACATGCGGGCCTTCTGGGAGCGGCGGATGGAGTACCTGGAGTCCGACCTCGACATCCGTTTCCTGACCATGCACAGTCCGTACTGGTCCGCTGTCGAGGCCTGATGAGGATTCGGCCATGTTAGAGGCCTGATCCGGCAAGCTACTGCCCATCGATGCCCCTCGCACCTATGGTGGTGCGGACACGACTGGGTGCCAGGGGGTGAGACCGATGGCTTTCACTGAGATTGCTGTAGCCGTTATTACGGCCGGGCCTGCCTATATCGCGGTCTTTCTGGCCGCACGCAAGGCCCAGGGCGAGCCGGCGCAACCGCAGGCTTGTGCGCAGCACGCCACCTGCGAGCAGTGCACGGGTCGAA from Streptomyces sp. BA2 encodes:
- a CDS encoding RDD family protein, whose product is MSDGVVELRPQSPTVWGLALGVAVGVSFVNHVLLAQAARASLGKVISGLRVVRASDGRRPGLVRLIGRWLFGFYWMVVFVPVHLATDSDVEQQDAVGVRVERRAIRS
- a CDS encoding DoxX family protein — its product is MPLSTSTSTHTAALRGTNSTLTPAQYGGDIGLLLLRCAVGLTMAVHGSQKLFGWFNGAGLDSTAGFFASDGYSAPKTMATVAGLTETLCGLGLAIGLLTPLAGAGILGIMLNAIAMKWGNGFFSPAGIEYELVLLTAAVSLALAGPGRFAVDHLLPVPRAHRLSHGITAVALGALSAAVVLVALHN
- a CDS encoding alpha/beta hydrolase, which translates into the protein MRGVTPSLAIGLSLAGLLAGAVPSTATSSRAPRPIPAHEQQRPAWGPCSKAQTELNAAGAECAKVAVPLDYSDPGGRTLQIAVSRIKAKASSDRRGILLSNPGGPGGSGLANTLALRPALKQVADRYDLIGFDPRFLGESSPITCAPAKSPSPPGPSTSPRADFDASVRAARDTARRCQEHGDNAELLPHASSRNVARDMDVIRNALGERKLSYYGISYGADLGAVYTQMFPRRTDRMVIDSSTDPAATQYELFQRSGEPAEEALDEWAAWTARHHDTYRLGRTAAHVRMRVERLLTQAERRPVSIDGQRLNAPVLRLLLKQPIQHTENDPTLAAIIRDLVDAAAGKPVAPGPELAAMLELLASPDLADSMVGGALFMCGDGGWPAGGWPKDPETYWKNSVRSRAGQPVFGPYVNGMIAPCAFWAGEPREPGTAIANDVPVLMLQARHDNNVPYDGALALHRKLSGSRLVTADIRSHGVYGRGLEGLSPVPCADRTVNDYLRTGDLPAHDITCARR
- a CDS encoding AraC family transcriptional regulator — encoded protein: MNEERPRTSISAWRPSVPGIAEVFHAHFTDHAYPAHTHDTWDLMILDDGAVDFALDRRRHDATGTANVLLLPPGVPHDGRTVTASGFRKRVLYLDDSVLPQRLADGAVDGPVLEDALLRHRIHQLHASLGHTGDEFEAESRLSFIRERLHVHLDALRPRTPGLEANRLAAALRELLDSRTATGLPLQEAANTLHAHPTHLIRCFRQTYGLPPHAYLTGKRIDQARHLLLDGRRPAEVAAAVGFHDQAHLNRHFTRHVGTTPGRYGRGGGQPPYASTR
- a CDS encoding cupin domain-containing protein, yielding MRNEHGMSEKPVPVNIDDRVPVSIADRLAGFSELWSQKTVATLNDYEVKLAKLHGEFVWHSHEDTDELFLVISGQLTIQLRDGDVTLAPGELFVVPRGVEHCPVADEETAILLFEPAGTLNTGDAGGPMTKATELVC
- a CDS encoding aminotransferase, giving the protein MTTELSPDAVTGLLERARQDYQDLAGRGLSLDLTRGKPAPEQLDLSEDLLSLPGGRHTSADGTDVRNYGGLQGLVELREIFADVLQVPAGQLLALGNSSLELMHDCLVHALLSVVPGAESRWVDQERIAFLCPVPGYDRHFALCERFGIDMIPVPMTAEGPDMDVVERLVAENPAVKGIWCVPKYSNPDGVCYSDETVARLASMQAAAPDFRIFWDNAYAAHHLTEEPVEIADLLTACVDVGNADRVFVFGSTSKITAAGAGVAFFGSSPANLKWLLANNAKRSIGPDKINQLRHVMFLRDADGVRAHMERQRALLQPKFEAVARILEAELGSTGLARWTDPKGGYFVTLELTDGGAKEVVRRAAEAGIVLTPAGATHPYGDDPRDATIRIAPSYPSLAELEQAIAGLAVCVRLVGYEQRVA
- a CDS encoding GNAT family N-acetyltransferase, encoding MNQVSRVAVRPIRADEWPEVKELRLLSLQDPVAPIAFLETYEKAAAEPDTFWQERAKRAADGTQVRQFVAEGRDGIWSGSVTVLIEDTGSDDVFGGPLQQRQAHLAGVYVRPEYRGSGVIDALFETAVGWAWSVPDVARVRLFVHQDNARAESFYRQYGFVCSGETVPMKGDPSKVEREMVLDSPDRR
- a CDS encoding ArsR/SmtB family transcription factor, whose product is MPDDEGHPTVDEMRLGPVLAALADPLRRRVVRELAAAPDGTARTCSSFALPVSKATVTHHFRALREAGLIQQVARGNSRMATLRRADLEQRFPGLLGVVTAEAEE
- a CDS encoding putative quinol monooxygenase; protein product: MDQPFTLVGTARPKPERAVDLKELLLSFVEPTRQEPGCLEYHFHEDRDEPGVFVFYEAWRSQADLDAHLALPHMRAFWERRMEYLESDLDIRFLTMHSPYWSAVEA